The following are encoded together in the Misgurnus anguillicaudatus chromosome 14, ASM2758022v2, whole genome shotgun sequence genome:
- the draxina gene encoding draxin isoform X2, giving the protein MVAPGWYLLLALLLIALCSDIPVANAKRSLIQSSTSNTDSETGLTRGSHRRRHGSREEQDSARLLPRRPVAQPEDDGPGVEGLSPVRLEMGPGNRKKAGGQDVKGPAHMQRGSHLPEGEFTRKGRRHGHRHPAENRKHGGRKDKSRTKGVFDDPEPQLDSLLKDMNAFEDGTDTSLPNHSNSPPTEAFSLVSSILVTTAIHEHPPTFPPASTKPQPGRGKTQGEVMPTLDMTLFDWTDYEDMKPADTWPSNKKKDKRRNKYKSSGNTTLDAVEPCDHHLDCLSGSCCDLREHECRPHNRGLNNKCFDDCMCEEGLRCYAKFHRKRRVTRRRGRCVEPESANNDQGAFITI; this is encoded by the exons ATGGTGGCTCCAGGCTGGTATCTCCTTTTAGCCCTGCTCCTCATCGCACTCTGCTCTGACATCCCAGTTGCAAATGCCAAAAGGAGTCTGATCCAGTCTTCCACCTCCAACACAGATTCTGAAACCGGACTAACACGCGGCAGTCACAGAAGGAGACATGGATCGCGTGAGGAACAGGATAGTGCTAGGTTGCTCCCCCGGAGGCCAGTGGCTCAGCCGGAGGATGATGGGCCCGGTGTGGAGGGTCTGAGTCCTGTGAGGTTGGAGATGGGACCTGGAAACCGGAAGAAAGCAGGTGGTCAGGATGTCAAGGGTCCCGCTCATATGCAAAGAGGAAGTCATTTACCAGAGGGGGAGTTCACACGTAAAGGCAGGAGACACGGTCATAGACATCCTGCTGAAAATAGGAAGCATGGAGGCAGAAAAGACAAAAGCCGAACTAAAG GGGTTTTCGATGACCCTGAGCCACAATTAGACTCCTTGTTGAAGGACATGAATGCTTTTGAGGATGGTACCGACACCTCCCTGCCCAATCACAGCAATTCCCCGCCCACCGAAGCTTTCTCCCTTGTGTCCTCCATCTTGGTAACCACGGCAATCCACGAGCATCCCCCAACGTTTCCCCCGGCCTCTACAAAACCCCAG CCGGGTCGAGGGAAGACTCAGGGTGAAGTGATGCCGACTCTGGACATGACACTCTTTGATTGGACAGATTATGAAGATATGAAGCCGGCAGACACCTGGCCATCCAACAAAAAGAAAG ATAAACGGCGCAACAAATACAAGAGCAGCGGTAATACAACACTTGATGCTGTTGAACCATGTGACCACCATCTTGATTGTTTGTCAG GTTCCTGCTGTGACCTCAGAGAACACGAGTGCAGACCTCACAACCGTGGACTGAACAACAAGTGTTTCGATGACTGCATGTGTGAGGAGG GTTTGCGTTGTTACGCTAAGTTTCACCGCAAGCGACGAGTGACCCGAAGACGGGGTCGCTGTGTGGAGCCAGAATCAGCCAACAACGACCAAGGAGCTTTTATCACCATCTGA
- the draxina gene encoding draxin isoform X1, translated as MVAPGWYLLLALLLIALCSDIPVANAKRSLIQSSTSNTDSETGLTRGSHRRRHGSREEQDSARLLPRRPVAQPEDDGPGVEGLSPVRLEMGPGNRKKAGGQDVKGPAHMQRGSHLPEGEFTRKGRRHGHRHPAENRKHGGRKDKSRTKGVFDDPEPQLDSLLKDMNAFEDGTDTSLPNHSNSPPTEAFSLVSSILVTTAIHEHPPTFPPASTKPQKPGRGKTQGEVMPTLDMTLFDWTDYEDMKPADTWPSNKKKDKRRNKYKSSGNTTLDAVEPCDHHLDCLSGSCCDLREHECRPHNRGLNNKCFDDCMCEEGLRCYAKFHRKRRVTRRRGRCVEPESANNDQGAFITI; from the exons ATGGTGGCTCCAGGCTGGTATCTCCTTTTAGCCCTGCTCCTCATCGCACTCTGCTCTGACATCCCAGTTGCAAATGCCAAAAGGAGTCTGATCCAGTCTTCCACCTCCAACACAGATTCTGAAACCGGACTAACACGCGGCAGTCACAGAAGGAGACATGGATCGCGTGAGGAACAGGATAGTGCTAGGTTGCTCCCCCGGAGGCCAGTGGCTCAGCCGGAGGATGATGGGCCCGGTGTGGAGGGTCTGAGTCCTGTGAGGTTGGAGATGGGACCTGGAAACCGGAAGAAAGCAGGTGGTCAGGATGTCAAGGGTCCCGCTCATATGCAAAGAGGAAGTCATTTACCAGAGGGGGAGTTCACACGTAAAGGCAGGAGACACGGTCATAGACATCCTGCTGAAAATAGGAAGCATGGAGGCAGAAAAGACAAAAGCCGAACTAAAG GGGTTTTCGATGACCCTGAGCCACAATTAGACTCCTTGTTGAAGGACATGAATGCTTTTGAGGATGGTACCGACACCTCCCTGCCCAATCACAGCAATTCCCCGCCCACCGAAGCTTTCTCCCTTGTGTCCTCCATCTTGGTAACCACGGCAATCCACGAGCATCCCCCAACGTTTCCCCCGGCCTCTACAAAACCCCAG AAGCCGGGTCGAGGGAAGACTCAGGGTGAAGTGATGCCGACTCTGGACATGACACTCTTTGATTGGACAGATTATGAAGATATGAAGCCGGCAGACACCTGGCCATCCAACAAAAAGAAAG ATAAACGGCGCAACAAATACAAGAGCAGCGGTAATACAACACTTGATGCTGTTGAACCATGTGACCACCATCTTGATTGTTTGTCAG GTTCCTGCTGTGACCTCAGAGAACACGAGTGCAGACCTCACAACCGTGGACTGAACAACAAGTGTTTCGATGACTGCATGTGTGAGGAGG GTTTGCGTTGTTACGCTAAGTTTCACCGCAAGCGACGAGTGACCCGAAGACGGGGTCGCTGTGTGGAGCCAGAATCAGCCAACAACGACCAAGGAGCTTTTATCACCATCTGA